In the genome of Microbacterium paraoxydans, the window AAGATCATGGCGCAGCGTGTGCTCGACCATCCGAAGATCGAGGTCGCATGGAACAGCGAGGTCGCCGGCCTCGTCGGCGCCGAGAAGGTCGAAGCCGTCACGCTACGCGACACCGTCACAGGCGCCGAGCGGACGATCTCGGCCACCGGAGTCTTCGTCGCCATCGGCCACGACCCGCGCTCCGAGATCGTCACCGGCCTCGTAGACACGGATGCCGACGGCTACGTGCTCGTCGAGCACCCCTCCACCCGCACGAACCTCGCGGGCGTCTTCGCCGCCGGCGACCTGGTCGACCACACGTACCGTCAGGCGATCACCGCTGCAGGCACCGGGTGCGCCGCAGCACAAGACGCCCAGCACTACCTCGCGGCGCGGGACGAGACCGTATCAGTACCCACCGAGACCGAGGAGGTCTTCGCATGAGCGCGCCCATCACTGTGACCGATGCCACTTTCCAGGCCGAGGTCATCGACTCCGAGATCCCCGTCGTCGTCGACATCTGGGCCACCTGGTGCGGGCCGTGCAAGCAGGTCGCACCCCTCTTGGATCAGCTCGCCGCCGAGTATGACGGCCGTGTGAAGATCGTCAAGCTCGACGCCGACCAGAACCCTGAGACGGTAGCCGCAGTCGGTGTCACGTCCATTCCCACACTCGGGCTCTACACGGGAGGCACGCGGGTCGACACACTCATCGGCGCCCACCCGAAGCCCATCATCGCCACGAAGATGGAGGCTCTCCTCGCATGAGCACCGCCACCGCACCCACTACCGTCCCGACCACAACGCGTCGTCTGTCGACCCTCGACCGCTGGTTGCCGCTCTGGATCGGTCTCGCCATGGTCGGCGGCATCGTCATCGGTCGCTTCATCCCCGGAGTCTCCGGTCTCCTAGCCGACCTCGAGGTCGGTGGAATCTCGATTCCCATCGCCCTCGGCCTACTGGTGATGATGTACCCGGTTCTCGCCAAGGTCCGCTACGACAAGGTCGCCGCGGTCACCGGAGACAAGAAGCTGCTCATCTCCTCCCTGGTGCTCAACTGGCTCGTCGGACCGGCGCTCATGTTCGTTCTCGCCTGGGCTCTCCTCCCGGACCTACCTGAGTACCGCACCGGGCTCATCATCGTCGGCCTCGCCCGCTGCATCGCCATGGTCGTCATCTGGAATGACCTCGCGTGTGGTGACCGGGAAGCCGCGGCAGTGCTCGTCGCCATCAACTCGGTGTTCCAGGTCATCGCCTTCTCGCTGCTCGGCTGGTTCTACTTGACGGTTCTCCCCGGCTGGCTCGGGCTCGACTCCCAAGGCCTCGAGATCTCGGTCTGGCAGATCGCGCTGAACGTGCTGATCTTCCTCGGCATACCCCTCGTCGCCGGATTCGCCTCCCGCTTCATCGGGGAGCGGACGAAGGGACGCGACTGGTACGAAGACCGCTTCCTCCCGAAGATCGGCCCCTGGGCCCTCTACGGTCTCCTCTTCACCATCGTGCTGCTGTTCGCGCTCCAGGGCGAACAGGTCACCAGCCGCCCCTGGGACGTCGCTCGGATCGCACTCCCGTTGCTGGCGTACTTCGGGATCATGTGGTTTATCGGCCTCTTCACCGGC includes:
- the arsB gene encoding ACR3 family arsenite efflux transporter — protein: MSTATAPTTVPTTTRRLSTLDRWLPLWIGLAMVGGIVIGRFIPGVSGLLADLEVGGISIPIALGLLVMMYPVLAKVRYDKVAAVTGDKKLLISSLVLNWLVGPALMFVLAWALLPDLPEYRTGLIIVGLARCIAMVVIWNDLACGDREAAAVLVAINSVFQVIAFSLLGWFYLTVLPGWLGLDSQGLEISVWQIALNVLIFLGIPLVAGFASRFIGERTKGRDWYEDRFLPKIGPWALYGLLFTIVLLFALQGEQVTSRPWDVARIALPLLAYFGIMWFIGLFTGKALGLGYARSSTLAFTAAGNNFELAIAVAIGTFGATSGQALAGVVGPLIEVPVLVGLVYVSLWAARRWFHTDPFTAERM
- the trxA gene encoding thioredoxin, with the protein product MSAPITVTDATFQAEVIDSEIPVVVDIWATWCGPCKQVAPLLDQLAAEYDGRVKIVKLDADQNPETVAAVGVTSIPTLGLYTGGTRVDTLIGAHPKPIIATKMEALLA